The following coding sequences are from one Paenibacillus stellifer window:
- the plsY gene encoding glycerol-3-phosphate 1-O-acyltransferase PlsY — MVFEWITIVVSYLLGSISFSVLLAKLLKGIDIRQYGSGNAGATNTLRVLGKGPAILVLALDVAKGIAAVWLGVWSGGWGSWVAAVCGVAAIVGHNWPVYFHFRGGKGIATTIGVMATLCFFPALYAGIIAILSIFITRYVSLGSLIFVALTPLFLLLTGFTYPVLWTSLIIAVFAFWRHRSNIVKIAQRRENKIGTKAKGGKRVV, encoded by the coding sequence GTGGTGTTTGAATGGATAACCATCGTAGTTAGCTATCTGCTCGGATCCATCAGCTTCAGTGTTCTGCTGGCCAAGCTGCTTAAGGGAATCGACATTCGCCAGTACGGCAGCGGCAATGCCGGGGCGACCAACACGCTGCGGGTCCTTGGCAAGGGACCTGCCATTCTCGTTCTGGCTCTTGACGTCGCCAAAGGCATCGCTGCCGTATGGCTCGGCGTCTGGAGCGGCGGCTGGGGCAGCTGGGTTGCCGCTGTCTGCGGCGTTGCTGCAATTGTCGGGCATAACTGGCCCGTCTACTTCCACTTCAGAGGCGGCAAGGGCATTGCCACCACAATCGGTGTCATGGCGACGCTGTGCTTCTTTCCCGCACTGTACGCCGGAATTATCGCGATTCTATCGATCTTCATCACTCGTTACGTATCGCTGGGTTCCCTGATTTTCGTGGCTCTAACGCCGCTTTTTCTGCTCCTGACCGGGTTTACCTATCCGGTGCTCTGGACGAGTTTGATTATTGCCGTATTCGCTTTCTGGCGTCACCGGAGCAATATCGTCAAAATCGCGCAGCGACGTGAGAACAAGATCGGTACGAAAGCCAAAGGGGGGAAACGCGTTGTCTGA
- the der gene encoding ribosome biogenesis GTPase Der yields the protein MARPVVAIVGRPNVGKSTIFNRLIGDRLAIVEDKPGITRDRIYGVSEWNGKAFSVIDTGGIEIDGEDTILRSIRVQAELAIEEADLIVFMCEAKSGLTNADEEVAQILFRSGKPVVLAINKVDNMQRAEDIYEFYSLGFGDPIGISGSHGTGIGDLLDEVTARLPELEDDVYDDDVIRVALIGRPNVGKSSLVNAILGEDRVIVSDIAGTTRDAIDTPFERDGQKYVLIDTAGMRKRGKVYESTEKYSVMRAMRAIERADVVLVVINGEEGIIDQDKHIAGYAHDAGKASLFVVNKWDAIEKDDKTMHQFETKIRDHFLFMTYAPIVFLSALTKQRLHKLLPVVQHAAQQHSLRIATHLLNDVVSDAVAINPPPTDKGRRLRINYVTQVAVKPPTIVVFVNDPSLMHFSYERYLENKIRGAFNFEGTPIRIFTRRKSDEE from the coding sequence ATGGCAAGACCCGTTGTGGCCATTGTAGGAAGGCCAAATGTGGGGAAATCGACCATTTTTAACCGGCTGATCGGCGATCGGCTGGCTATTGTAGAAGATAAGCCTGGCATTACGCGCGATCGGATATACGGCGTGTCGGAATGGAACGGAAAAGCTTTTAGTGTTATTGATACGGGCGGTATCGAGATTGACGGAGAGGATACAATTCTGAGATCAATCCGGGTGCAAGCCGAGCTTGCGATCGAGGAAGCCGATCTCATCGTGTTCATGTGTGAAGCGAAGAGCGGGCTGACGAATGCGGACGAAGAGGTTGCGCAGATTTTGTTCCGTTCGGGCAAGCCTGTCGTTCTCGCTATCAATAAAGTGGATAATATGCAACGCGCAGAGGATATTTACGAGTTCTACAGCCTTGGCTTTGGCGATCCGATCGGCATTTCGGGCAGCCATGGAACCGGAATCGGCGACCTGCTGGATGAGGTGACGGCGCGCCTTCCTGAGCTTGAGGATGATGTATATGACGACGATGTTATCCGCGTTGCGCTGATCGGACGGCCGAATGTCGGCAAATCCTCGCTGGTTAACGCGATTCTCGGTGAAGATCGCGTTATTGTCAGCGACATCGCGGGGACTACGCGGGATGCAATCGATACACCGTTCGAACGGGATGGGCAGAAGTATGTTCTGATTGACACGGCCGGCATGCGCAAGCGCGGCAAAGTATATGAGTCAACAGAGAAGTACAGCGTGATGCGGGCGATGCGGGCAATCGAACGCGCTGACGTCGTGCTGGTTGTCATCAATGGCGAGGAAGGCATTATCGACCAGGATAAACATATTGCCGGATATGCCCATGACGCCGGGAAAGCCTCTCTCTTCGTCGTCAACAAATGGGATGCGATTGAAAAGGACGACAAGACGATGCACCAGTTCGAAACGAAGATCCGCGATCATTTCCTGTTCATGACCTATGCGCCGATCGTCTTTCTGTCAGCGCTGACGAAGCAGCGGCTGCACAAGCTCCTTCCCGTGGTGCAGCATGCCGCCCAGCAGCATTCGCTGCGCATCGCGACTCATCTGCTAAACGATGTCGTCTCGGATGCTGTGGCAATCAACCCGCCGCCGACCGACAAGGGCCGGCGCCTGCGCATCAACTACGTGACCCAGGTGGCTGTCAAACCGCCGACGATCGTGGTGTTCGTCAACGATCCTTCGCTAATGCATTTCTCCTATGAACGCTACCTGGAGAATAAAATCCGCGGAGCGTTTAATTTTGAGGGTACGCCGATCCGTATCTTTACACGGCGCAAATCCGACGAGGAATAG
- the rpsA gene encoding 30S ribosomal protein S1, whose translation MSEEIRNQEAAESAEATVDAAAENQEEMATQDELEQIISIKKGDTVKGTIVKIEDNQAYVSIGYKYDGVIPIRELSSVQLDNAAAAVEVGQEVECKVVSINDNKESLILSKRAVDSEKSWDDLEKYYNSQEAFEVTVADVVKGGLVADVGARGFIPASMVERHFVEDFSDYKGRTLRVKVKELDRENGKVILSAKEVLEEEFEANKQRIMSELSEGQIIEGTVQRLTQFGAFVDVGGVDGLVHVSEIAWTHVDKPSDVISEGDKVRVKVLKVDPEKGKISLSIKAAAPGPWDTASDKIHIGDIVTGEVKRLVNFGAFVELLPGVEGLVHISQISHKHIGTPHEVLKEGQEVQVKVLDFNPSEKRVSLSIKETEEAPAQAPKPERSRERAPKEVLDNPNVSLSNQGLSFTLAERFGDKLDKFKEK comes from the coding sequence ATGTCTGAAGAAATAAGAAATCAGGAAGCTGCGGAATCCGCAGAAGCAACGGTAGATGCCGCTGCTGAGAACCAAGAGGAAATGGCCACCCAGGACGAACTGGAGCAAATCATTTCCATCAAAAAAGGCGACACCGTGAAAGGAACGATCGTCAAAATCGAAGATAACCAAGCTTATGTAAGCATTGGATATAAATATGACGGCGTTATTCCGATTCGCGAACTGTCTTCCGTCCAACTCGACAATGCCGCAGCAGCTGTCGAAGTAGGTCAAGAAGTGGAATGCAAGGTTGTCAGCATCAACGACAACAAGGAAAGCCTCATTCTGTCCAAACGTGCAGTGGACAGCGAGAAATCCTGGGATGATCTTGAGAAATACTATAACTCCCAAGAAGCGTTCGAAGTTACCGTTGCCGACGTTGTCAAAGGCGGTCTGGTAGCTGACGTTGGCGCCCGCGGATTTATCCCGGCTTCCATGGTCGAACGTCACTTCGTTGAAGATTTCAGCGATTACAAGGGACGTACGCTTCGCGTTAAAGTGAAGGAACTGGACCGTGAGAACGGTAAAGTGATTCTGTCCGCGAAAGAAGTTCTGGAAGAGGAATTCGAAGCCAACAAGCAGAGAATTATGTCCGAACTCTCCGAAGGACAAATCATCGAAGGTACTGTACAGCGTCTGACCCAATTCGGCGCATTCGTCGATGTAGGCGGAGTAGACGGACTGGTTCATGTATCCGAAATCGCCTGGACGCATGTAGATAAGCCTTCCGACGTGATCTCCGAAGGAGACAAAGTGCGCGTGAAGGTGCTGAAGGTTGATCCGGAGAAAGGCAAAATCAGCCTGAGCATCAAAGCAGCCGCACCTGGTCCTTGGGACACCGCTTCCGACAAAATCCATATCGGCGACATCGTGACCGGCGAAGTGAAGCGCCTTGTTAACTTCGGCGCATTCGTCGAGCTGCTGCCGGGCGTAGAAGGCCTTGTGCATATCTCGCAAATTTCCCACAAGCACATCGGCACTCCGCATGAAGTACTTAAAGAAGGACAGGAAGTTCAGGTTAAGGTTCTCGATTTCAATCCGTCCGAGAAACGCGTCAGCTTGAGCATCAAGGAAACGGAAGAAGCTCCTGCACAGGCTCCAAAGCCTGAGCGCAGCAGAGAACGTGCGCCTAAGGAAGTGCTCGACAATCCTAACGTTTCGCTTAGCAATCAAGGTCTCAGCTTCACGCTGGCTGAGCGCTTTGGCGACAAGCTGGACAAATTCAAGGAAAAATAA
- a CDS encoding lysophospholipid acyltransferase family protein, with amino-acid sequence MIYVICRGLLRLIYAILFPLKLIGRENVPDEGGVLLCGNHTSNLDPMTMGIMLKRKVNYMAKAELFNVPVLGWLIRQLGAFPVKRGGVSKESIKTALKLLRGGQVMGIFPEGTRNSDSGIAKKGAATFALRSGAAVVPAAIIGSYKPFRRMTVVYGAPIDLSGFDGGSDSAEAVTDLIMARIREMLQTGKPSGK; translated from the coding sequence ATGATTTATGTCATTTGCCGAGGATTGCTTCGCTTGATCTATGCCATTTTGTTTCCGCTTAAGCTTATCGGAAGGGAGAACGTTCCCGACGAAGGCGGGGTGCTGTTGTGTGGCAACCATACAAGCAACCTGGACCCGATGACGATGGGCATTATGCTGAAGCGCAAAGTCAACTATATGGCCAAGGCGGAGCTGTTTAACGTTCCCGTTCTGGGCTGGTTGATCCGGCAGCTTGGCGCTTTCCCGGTCAAACGCGGCGGCGTGAGCAAGGAATCCATTAAAACGGCGCTCAAACTGCTCCGTGGAGGGCAGGTAATGGGCATATTCCCGGAAGGGACGAGAAACAGCGACAGCGGCATTGCCAAGAAGGGCGCGGCTACCTTTGCGCTCCGCAGCGGTGCGGCGGTTGTCCCGGCTGCGATAATTGGCAGTTACAAGCCTTTTCGCCGGATGACCGTGGTGTATGGCGCTCCAATCGATCTGAGCGGGTTTGACGGAGGCAGTGATTCGGCGGAAGCGGTAACCGACCTCATTATGGCCCGTATTCGCGAAATGCTTCAAACCGGCAAGCCCAGCGGCAAATAG
- the cmk gene encoding (d)CMP kinase encodes MARQGTHTLDRINVAIDGPAGAGKSTVARMVAQELSYIYVDTGAMYRAVTWYMLREGIKPEDHDNVLQTVRNMVIELIPGKDTQSVMINGEDATPHIRTLQVSGMVSQYAKVECIRTRLSQLQREMALAKGVVMDGRDIGTTVLPDAEVKIFMTATVEERALRRYKELKDKEQVSLKQLENDIAQRDFLDQNREISPLRRAEDSVLLDTTSMDILQVVETIVSHCRSYARGERNHL; translated from the coding sequence TTGGCTAGGCAGGGGACACATACTTTGGACAGAATTAATGTCGCCATCGACGGACCTGCCGGGGCAGGCAAGAGCACAGTAGCCCGAATGGTTGCACAGGAGCTTTCCTACATTTATGTCGACACGGGAGCCATGTACCGGGCGGTTACGTGGTATATGCTCCGCGAAGGCATTAAGCCGGAAGATCACGATAACGTGCTTCAAACCGTACGTAATATGGTGATTGAATTAATACCCGGCAAGGATACGCAGAGCGTGATGATCAACGGGGAAGACGCAACTCCTCATATCCGCACCCTCCAGGTCAGCGGCATGGTATCGCAATACGCTAAAGTGGAGTGCATCCGCACGAGACTAAGCCAATTGCAGCGCGAGATGGCGCTTGCCAAAGGCGTTGTAATGGACGGCCGCGACATCGGCACGACCGTTCTGCCTGATGCCGAAGTGAAGATTTTCATGACGGCCACTGTGGAGGAACGGGCTCTCCGCCGCTACAAAGAGCTGAAGGACAAGGAACAGGTGAGTCTTAAGCAGCTTGAGAACGATATCGCCCAGCGCGATTTTCTCGATCAGAATCGGGAAATATCGCCTCTGCGGCGCGCCGAGGACAGCGTTTTGCTGGATACGACGTCCATGGATATACTTCAGGTTGTGGAGACCATTGTGTCCCACTGCAGATCTTATGCCCGCGGGGAGAGAAATCATTTATGA
- a CDS encoding flagellar brake protein, with product MYPKINDHLYIRIASSDASEEEIEYRSRIAEMEEESFLIEIPLGENTGRLKKLHIGDELSVYFLTGEGIKNYFYTHVLGFKDDVIRMVRIRKPDEDSIVKVQRRSFLRVSGELELACKTQGGERFLVRTEDVSGGGLSFWTDGKIKLNVGEQLQCWLLIPYRSGAGEHAGFGAEIVRMKELENGRNLAMVKFTNISDGERQKIIRYCFERQFDFRNR from the coding sequence TTGTATCCCAAAATCAACGATCATCTATACATACGGATTGCGTCCAGCGACGCATCCGAAGAGGAAATTGAATACCGGTCTCGAATCGCCGAGATGGAAGAGGAATCGTTCCTGATTGAAATTCCGTTGGGTGAGAATACCGGCAGGCTCAAGAAGCTGCATATCGGCGATGAGCTGTCGGTCTATTTCTTGACAGGAGAAGGCATCAAGAACTATTTTTATACCCATGTATTGGGCTTTAAGGATGATGTGATCCGCATGGTCCGCATCCGGAAGCCAGACGAGGACTCCATCGTCAAGGTCCAAAGACGCAGCTTTCTGCGCGTCAGCGGAGAACTGGAACTTGCGTGCAAGACACAGGGAGGCGAGCGCTTCCTGGTCCGGACCGAAGATGTGAGCGGAGGCGGTCTGTCGTTCTGGACGGACGGCAAGATTAAGCTGAATGTGGGAGAACAGCTTCAATGCTGGCTGCTCATTCCTTACCGGAGCGGCGCGGGCGAGCATGCGGGTTTCGGAGCCGAGATCGTTCGCATGAAGGAGCTTGAGAACGGCCGGAATTTGGCCATGGTGAAGTTCACCAACATTTCAGACGGCGAGCGGCAGAAAATTATCCGCTACTGCTTCGAGCGGCAGTTCGATTTTCGGAACAGATAG
- the ypeB gene encoding germination protein YpeB, producing the protein MYKRLSAVMFPVTAILLLGALVWGYQENKEKNSILIKAENQYQRSFHDLSYHMEKLHGELGNMLAVGAASDGMHRKCMTNVWRMTSEAQNEINQLPLTLLPFSKTEEFLSKISRFSYKTAIRDLKTQPLTDGEIKNLKALYKNSGEISKDLQGVRNKVITNRLRWMDVESALASEKKAEDNTIIDGFKTVDKRVSAYPELDFGPSVASVYDKRSVKKLNAPPVSAEEVGRKALQFADAGTGAKVQVTENGKDTEWASYTAKVTGSKETVSMDFTVRGGQLISYHTSREVGAARVSMDQAAGKAAEFLARKGYANMTPVSADRYDNMGSFTFVSKQDGVLIYPEKITVRSGLDNGEVTGFQASDYVNEHQTARKLSKPSLSLAQARKKLNSEFKEQYERLALIENDEGKEVLTYEFGGKINGSRYRIYLNADSGLEESIEEIRSTEAGLEQQ; encoded by the coding sequence ATGTACAAAAGATTGAGTGCCGTTATGTTCCCCGTCACCGCCATTCTCCTGCTGGGCGCTCTTGTATGGGGGTACCAGGAGAACAAGGAGAAAAATTCGATTCTGATCAAGGCTGAGAACCAGTACCAGCGCTCCTTTCATGATCTGTCCTACCATATGGAAAAGCTGCATGGCGAGCTGGGCAATATGCTGGCTGTCGGTGCGGCTTCGGACGGGATGCATCGCAAGTGTATGACGAATGTATGGCGGATGACCAGCGAGGCTCAAAATGAAATCAACCAGCTTCCGCTTACGCTGCTTCCGTTCAGCAAGACCGAGGAGTTTCTGTCGAAAATCTCCAGATTCTCTTACAAAACCGCGATCCGCGATCTCAAAACCCAGCCGCTGACCGACGGGGAGATAAAGAACCTGAAGGCGCTGTATAAGAACTCAGGTGAAATCTCGAAGGATCTGCAGGGTGTCCGCAACAAAGTCATCACGAATCGTCTCCGCTGGATGGATGTGGAGAGTGCTCTGGCCTCGGAGAAAAAGGCGGAGGACAACACGATCATCGACGGTTTCAAGACCGTGGATAAACGTGTCAGCGCGTATCCCGAGCTCGACTTCGGTCCCTCGGTGGCAAGTGTGTACGACAAGCGTTCTGTCAAGAAGCTGAATGCGCCGCCCGTATCCGCCGAAGAGGTGGGCCGGAAGGCTCTTCAATTCGCGGATGCCGGAACAGGGGCCAAGGTTCAGGTTACCGAGAACGGTAAAGATACCGAATGGGCTTCCTATACAGCGAAAGTGACCGGTTCGAAGGAAACGGTAAGCATGGACTTTACAGTCCGAGGCGGACAGCTGATCTCCTATCATACCAGCCGTGAGGTCGGAGCGGCCCGGGTATCCATGGACCAGGCTGCCGGCAAGGCGGCAGAGTTTCTTGCACGCAAAGGCTATGCGAACATGACTCCTGTGAGCGCGGACCGTTACGACAACATGGGCAGCTTCACCTTTGTCTCCAAACAGGACGGCGTGCTGATCTATCCGGAGAAAATTACGGTTCGTTCGGGACTGGACAACGGTGAAGTGACAGGCTTCCAGGCCAGCGATTATGTCAATGAACACCAAACCGCCCGCAAGCTGAGCAAGCCGTCCTTGTCTCTCGCGCAGGCCCGGAAGAAGCTCAATTCCGAATTCAAAGAGCAGTACGAGCGACTGGCTCTGATCGAGAACGATGAAGGTAAGGAAGTTCTGACTTACGAATTCGGCGGTAAAATCAACGGCTCCCGCTACCGGATTTACCTCAACGCGGACAGCGGACTGGAAGAATCAATTGAAGAAATCCGCAGCACGGAGGCGGGACTAGAGCAGCAGTAA
- the prsW gene encoding glutamic-type intramembrane protease PrsW, with protein MLWLSVVSSAVAPGLALLVYFYLKDKYDAEPLHLVLKVFLLGLLIVVPVMIIQRGLTLGLHPGPYIESFLVSAGVEEFLKWFVLYHLIFNHTEFDEPYDGILYAVAISLGFATIENVMYAWYSHASIGSMFLRALLPVSGHAMFGVVMGYHLGRAKFSKGKRRGIILAVSLLLPWIWHGIYDFILNTMASYWIWFIVPLMAFLWYGGMIKVAKANSLSPFRLLKREEEVNM; from the coding sequence GTGCTTTGGTTATCGGTGGTTTCGTCGGCAGTGGCACCGGGACTTGCTCTGCTGGTCTACTTTTATTTGAAGGACAAGTACGACGCGGAGCCTCTTCATTTGGTGCTGAAGGTGTTCCTGCTCGGTCTCTTGATCGTTGTTCCGGTCATGATTATACAGAGAGGTCTGACCCTTGGGCTTCATCCGGGACCATATATAGAATCGTTTCTCGTATCGGCCGGGGTTGAAGAGTTCCTGAAGTGGTTCGTGCTCTATCATCTCATCTTCAACCATACCGAGTTTGACGAGCCTTATGACGGCATTCTGTACGCGGTGGCGATTTCGCTCGGATTCGCAACGATTGAGAACGTCATGTACGCCTGGTACAGCCATGCGTCGATCGGCTCGATGTTTCTCCGGGCGTTGCTGCCGGTATCGGGCCATGCCATGTTCGGCGTTGTGATGGGATATCATTTGGGCAGAGCGAAGTTCTCGAAGGGAAAGCGCAGAGGCATAATTTTGGCCGTATCGCTTCTTCTGCCCTGGATCTGGCACGGCATCTATGATTTCATTCTGAATACGATGGCGAGCTATTGGATCTGGTTTATCGTGCCTCTCATGGCTTTCCTCTGGTACGGGGGAATGATCAAGGTGGCCAAAGCCAACAGCCTGTCGCCTTTCCGGCTCTTGAAGCGGGAGGAAGAGGTTAATATGTAA
- a CDS encoding genetic competence negative regulator, with amino-acid sequence MRIERLSQDKIRIFLTFDDLSERGIQKEDMWQEVPKVHDLFTEMMDQAYTELGFDATGPLAVEVFALPAQGMVVIVTRGKYDHHYGASGEEELPDEIYEMEVTLEQADSIVYAFRDFEVVIEAAHVLVNSITSAGKLYSYNDKYYLYFDPKEFEEQPLASLVAVLAEFGDSSPVTEAVLDEYGKTVMAENAVQQICTFFKRQE; translated from the coding sequence ATGAGAATAGAACGTTTAAGTCAAGATAAGATACGGATTTTCCTCACTTTTGACGACCTGAGCGAACGGGGGATCCAGAAGGAAGACATGTGGCAGGAAGTCCCCAAGGTTCATGACCTCTTTACGGAAATGATGGACCAGGCATACACAGAACTCGGATTTGACGCCACCGGTCCTCTCGCCGTGGAAGTCTTCGCTCTGCCCGCGCAGGGTATGGTCGTCATTGTCACCCGAGGTAAATACGATCACCATTACGGCGCTTCCGGAGAAGAAGAACTGCCTGACGAAATATATGAGATGGAAGTCACGCTTGAACAAGCAGACTCCATCGTATACGCCTTCCGTGATTTTGAGGTTGTGATAGAAGCGGCTCATGTGCTTGTGAACAGCATCACATCTGCGGGCAAGCTCTATTCCTATAACGATAAGTACTACCTTTATTTCGATCCCAAGGAGTTTGAGGAACAGCCTTTGGCTTCGCTGGTAGCGGTATTGGCGGAATTCGGCGATTCGTCACCAGTGACGGAAGCTGTTCTGGACGAATATGGCAAGACTGTCATGGCAGAGAATGCTGTACAGCAGATTTGCACGTTCTTTAAGCGTCAGGAATAA
- a CDS encoding polysaccharide deacetylase family protein: MVKQTAVLLAAAFLLASCSSGGDSAAVNPGSSSGVASSAPGAAAAASPDGSALPSPSPIASALATSASGQGTAASPSPSASGQPASGPVDTASASSEPVASGGVGEAVKLQYHMNKNYDIKPNDESVNKKIVLLTFDDGPKEAKMINSIFDTLDKHHAKAIFFVNGYRVKEHPELLKLIQERGGIIGNHSWDHIVLKDKSYAEVKKQIEDVQQIVKEVTGETPVFFRPPHGAGGDVGKNVAAENGMLYMTWSNGSLDWTLSEKEAGKTGKIIKNVTDQLHSGSNILMHELPWTTEALDQLLTTLEGKGYGFVDPRSIELKMR, from the coding sequence GTGGTTAAACAGACAGCAGTTCTGCTTGCGGCGGCCTTTCTGCTGGCCTCTTGCAGCAGCGGCGGAGACAGCGCCGCAGTTAATCCGGGCAGCAGTTCCGGGGTCGCGTCAAGCGCTCCCGGAGCGGCTGCTGCGGCATCGCCGGACGGAAGCGCGCTCCCCTCTCCGTCACCGATCGCCTCCGCATTGGCGACCTCGGCTTCGGGACAGGGTACGGCGGCATCCCCTTCGCCATCGGCATCCGGGCAGCCAGCTTCCGGGCCGGTGGACACAGCTTCCGCATCATCCGAACCCGTGGCTTCCGGCGGAGTCGGTGAAGCTGTGAAGCTTCAGTATCATATGAACAAAAACTATGATATCAAGCCGAACGATGAAAGCGTGAATAAGAAAATCGTGCTGCTGACGTTCGATGACGGGCCGAAGGAAGCCAAGATGATCAACTCCATCTTCGACACACTGGATAAGCATCATGCCAAAGCGATATTTTTCGTCAATGGTTACCGGGTCAAGGAGCATCCCGAGCTGCTGAAGCTTATTCAGGAACGGGGCGGCATTATCGGCAACCACAGCTGGGATCATATCGTGCTGAAGGACAAATCCTATGCAGAGGTCAAGAAACAGATTGAAGATGTGCAGCAGATTGTCAAGGAAGTGACCGGCGAAACGCCGGTATTCTTCAGACCTCCCCACGGAGCGGGCGGCGATGTTGGCAAGAATGTCGCGGCAGAGAACGGCATGCTCTACATGACATGGTCCAACGGTTCGCTTGACTGGACGCTGTCCGAGAAGGAGGCCGGCAAGACCGGCAAGATCATCAAAAACGTCACGGACCAGCTTCATTCCGGAAGCAATATTCTTATGCACGAGCTCCCTTGGACAACGGAGGCGCTGGACCAGCTGTTGACCACCCTGGAGGGCAAAGGCTATGGTTTCGTCGACCCTCGCAGTATAGAGCTTAAAATGAGATGA
- a CDS encoding metallophosphoesterase produces MGHQGRAPAANAMVTAWPYVAAAGAGIVAVASSMVVSAFGRRIVETDIVLDNLPAALDGFRILLVTDIHRRRLPKSLPSRLGKGVNLVLLGGDMTEKNAPLHRLESNLELLAPVAPIFAVHGNHDYKAEIAKVDSIIRGRGIRLLVDENVQLDSNGEKFWLTGVDYPRSGGKIDYAPLPELPSGSEGAFRIILVHDPMWLMTRSTVPADLVLAGHTHGGQVLVPLIGRRHVETFYHTYSAGMYDWARRDGSGGLAKVFISRGFGTAHLPLRFRSPAEINVLTLRRRVVLS; encoded by the coding sequence GTGGGGCATCAAGGGCGCGCCCCCGCTGCGAACGCTATGGTGACCGCCTGGCCTTATGTGGCGGCTGCAGGAGCGGGTATCGTAGCCGTTGCGTCGAGTATGGTCGTATCGGCATTCGGCCGACGGATCGTCGAGACCGACATCGTGTTGGACAACCTGCCCGCAGCGCTGGATGGCTTCCGCATTTTGCTGGTGACGGATATTCATAGAAGGCGTCTTCCGAAGAGTCTTCCGTCACGTCTTGGCAAGGGAGTCAATCTTGTGCTGCTGGGCGGCGACATGACGGAGAAGAATGCGCCGCTGCACAGGCTGGAATCGAATCTGGAGCTGCTAGCTCCCGTCGCACCAATCTTTGCCGTTCACGGCAACCATGATTACAAAGCCGAGATTGCCAAGGTGGATTCAATCATTCGTGGCCGGGGAATCCGGCTGCTGGTGGATGAGAACGTGCAGCTGGACTCGAATGGAGAGAAATTCTGGCTGACCGGAGTCGATTATCCGAGATCCGGCGGCAAGATCGACTATGCACCGCTTCCGGAGCTGCCTTCCGGCAGCGAAGGGGCCTTTCGGATCATTCTGGTCCATGATCCGATGTGGTTGATGACAAGAAGCACGGTTCCCGCGGATTTGGTGCTGGCTGGACATACGCATGGCGGGCAGGTCCTTGTTCCACTGATCGGCCGCAGACATGTCGAAACCTTCTATCATACGTATTCAGCCGGCATGTACGATTGGGCGAGGCGCGACGGGTCAGGAGGACTCGCCAAGGTATTCATCAGCCGCGGCTTCGGAACGGCCCATCTGCCGCTGCGCTTCCGGAGTCCCGCCGAAATCAATGTGCTGACGCTGCGCCGCCGTGTAGTGCTGTCATAA
- a CDS encoding CPBP family intramembrane glutamic endopeptidase, whose amino-acid sequence MKKFKFGDIKVKKATPDQLTDRLLLINLYLTQGITLIIGLVWILFQKRNPIQLLKFPDNLHFLAWGLGLAVIMLIVDFVLTYIVPDEAMDDGGINDRLFRNRPVWHIALIAILVAVCEELLFRGAIQYAIGPYWTSILFAVIHVRYLRHWIPTGWVFASSYGLGMIYVWSGTLWAPILCHFVIDLLSGLVIRYRRES is encoded by the coding sequence ATGAAAAAATTCAAATTTGGCGACATCAAGGTCAAAAAGGCGACCCCTGATCAGCTGACCGACCGGCTGTTGCTCATCAATCTCTACCTGACGCAAGGCATTACTCTTATTATCGGATTGGTCTGGATATTATTTCAGAAAAGAAATCCGATTCAATTGTTAAAATTTCCTGACAATCTTCATTTTTTGGCCTGGGGCCTAGGTCTTGCGGTCATTATGCTAATTGTGGACTTTGTGTTAACCTATATTGTCCCCGATGAGGCGATGGACGATGGAGGCATTAATGATCGGCTGTTCCGGAACCGTCCCGTCTGGCATATCGCGCTGATCGCAATTCTGGTGGCGGTGTGCGAGGAATTGTTGTTTCGCGGAGCCATTCAATATGCAATCGGTCCTTATTGGACCAGCATCCTCTTCGCCGTTATCCATGTCCGTTATTTGAGGCATTGGATACCGACAGGCTGGGTGTTCGCCAGCAGCTATGGATTGGGGATGATTTATGTATGGTCCGGCACCCTTTGGGCGCCGATACTGTGTCATTTCGTCATCGACCTGCTATCAGGACTGGTGATCCGTTACAGGAGGGAGTCATGA